A stretch of Gymnodinialimonas phycosphaerae DNA encodes these proteins:
- a CDS encoding M10 family metallopeptidase C-terminal domain-containing protein, translated as MCLVCSTFNPQVMECEYTDLIPAVPVGITVDETGDAANTTATNANIDSGDLFMGELSTGTDTDWIEVTLEVGTYTIAAVGVGALGSAANDVTMTLRDENGNAISYDDDGGPGLNADLTVTVTETTTYYIEVGSYSSTDDGTYGVSVTEGEVASFNLEMGAGNLMRPNQAWVTTPETGVNLTWAVRASGVDPSNGTPLIQLSANQVALTQNALQYVDEISGLNFTQVNEGGVSNNATLLFGAYQANDGAGAYAYYPGSGGGNTSFNANAGDVWLNNNSFHNGQSFSIGTYAYYTMLHEIGHAIGLAHPGDYNAGVGVSITYANSAQFIQDSHQYTVMSYFSETATGVSGGLDYPDTFMLYDFMAIHQLYGADLDYNAGNTIYGFNATEANSVYDFTLNTTPLMTVYDGQGTDTIDLSGYTMAQVLTLEAGVFSDIGGYVGNFSIAYGAVIENAIGGSGNDTIFGNDVANMIEGGGGADSIEGGAGEDTILGGQGDDFITGGDQFDQLEGGDGRDTLEGNMGNDTLIGGKDSDLLSGGNGDDLILGEMGADRLRGGRGDDTINGGNRNDKLWGGEGDDSLFGGNGNDLLRGGTQSDYLDGGTGNDSIVGGSGFDTLIGDVGNDTLTGSFNADTFIFNDNHGVDEITDFEATNDFEMIDFSGLTSLNTLADVLGTGNGTAAASQVGNDVLIDTGNGNSILLRDVLYTDLDAFDFVF; from the coding sequence ATGTGCCTTGTTTGTTCGACCTTCAATCCGCAAGTTATGGAATGCGAGTATACCGACCTCATTCCCGCGGTCCCGGTCGGCATCACGGTCGATGAGACCGGCGACGCGGCCAACACGACGGCCACAAACGCCAACATCGACAGCGGCGACTTATTCATGGGTGAATTGTCAACGGGCACCGATACCGATTGGATCGAGGTCACGCTGGAGGTCGGCACGTACACGATCGCGGCCGTGGGCGTGGGGGCGCTTGGGTCGGCGGCAAACGACGTCACCATGACCCTGCGCGACGAAAACGGAAACGCAATCTCTTATGATGATGATGGCGGGCCGGGCCTGAATGCTGACCTGACCGTCACCGTGACCGAAACCACTACGTACTACATCGAAGTCGGAAGCTACTCGTCGACGGATGACGGGACCTATGGCGTCTCGGTGACCGAGGGCGAGGTGGCGAGCTTCAATCTGGAGATGGGCGCAGGCAACCTCATGCGTCCCAACCAGGCGTGGGTGACCACACCGGAAACCGGGGTCAACCTGACATGGGCGGTCCGCGCTTCGGGCGTTGACCCTAGCAATGGCACGCCGCTGATCCAGTTAAGCGCCAACCAGGTGGCGCTGACACAAAACGCGCTGCAATACGTGGACGAAATCTCGGGGCTCAACTTCACTCAGGTGAACGAGGGCGGGGTGTCGAACAACGCGACGCTGCTTTTCGGGGCCTATCAAGCCAACGATGGCGCCGGCGCTTATGCCTATTACCCCGGCTCGGGGGGCGGCAATACCAGTTTCAATGCCAACGCGGGCGACGTCTGGTTGAACAACAATTCGTTCCACAACGGTCAGTCTTTTAGCATCGGCACCTATGCCTATTACACGATGCTGCACGAGATCGGCCACGCCATCGGCCTCGCACACCCGGGCGATTACAACGCCGGCGTTGGCGTCTCCATCACCTACGCCAACAGCGCGCAGTTCATTCAGGATTCGCACCAATACACGGTGATGAGCTACTTCAGCGAGACCGCCACCGGCGTCAGCGGGGGCCTCGACTATCCCGATACATTCATGCTGTATGACTTCATGGCGATCCACCAGCTTTATGGCGCCGACCTCGACTATAACGCGGGCAACACGATCTACGGGTTCAACGCCACAGAGGCGAATTCGGTCTACGACTTCACCCTCAACACCACGCCGCTGATGACGGTCTACGACGGTCAGGGTACAGATACGATTGACCTGTCGGGCTACACGATGGCCCAGGTTCTGACGCTGGAGGCAGGCGTGTTTTCGGACATCGGCGGCTACGTCGGCAACTTCTCCATCGCCTATGGGGCAGTGATCGAGAACGCGATCGGCGGCAGCGGCAACGACACGATCTTCGGCAACGATGTCGCCAACATGATCGAGGGTGGCGGTGGCGCGGATTCCATCGAAGGCGGCGCAGGGGAAGATACCATCCTTGGCGGTCAAGGGGATGACTTCATCACCGGTGGCGACCAGTTTGACCAACTGGAAGGCGGCGATGGCCGCGACACCCTGGAAGGCAACATGGGCAACGACACGCTGATCGGGGGAAAAGACAGCGACCTGTTGAGCGGCGGCAATGGCGATGACCTGATCCTGGGCGAAATGGGTGCCGACCGCCTGAGAGGGGGCCGGGGCGACGACACGATCAACGGCGGCAACCGCAATGACAAATTGTGGGGCGGTGAAGGCGACGACAGCCTCTTTGGCGGTAACGGCAACGATCTGCTGCGCGGTGGAACCCAGAGTGACTACCTTGATGGTGGCACAGGCAACGACTCGATCGTCGGCGGTTCGGGCTTTGACACGTTGATCGGCGACGTGGGCAACGACACCCTGACCGGGTCGTTCAACGCGGACACCTTCATCTTCAACGACAACCACGGCGTGGATGAAATCACCGATTTCGAGGCGACTAACGACTTCGAGATGATCGACTTCTCGGGCCTGACATCGTTGAACACGCTGGCGGATGTGCTTGGCACCGGCAACGGCACGGCGGCGGCATCGCAGGTCGGCAACGACGTGTTGATCGACACGGGCAACGGCAATTCGATCCTTCTCAGGGACGTACTCTACACCGATCTCGACGCCTTCGACTTCGTCTTCTGA
- a CDS encoding GcvT family protein gives MKSRTKVAVIGGGIAGCSTLYHLTQEGWTDVVLIERDELTSGTTWHSAAQVTNFGMNQTMVGLKSHSIALYKKLRDDPEYPVGYHHGDGGIRLANTQAHMQGYRHFASMARGMGVEYEVIDAEECARRHPLISTDNLLGGLWDGEDGDIDPAQLCQALAFHARKAGAEVYRQTNVTGLTQHKDDTWTVETDKGSIDADIVVNACGYRVNEVGRMMGVHHPVASMEHQYFVTEDIPAIAEASHRMPLLRCPISDYYSRQEKNGLLVGFYEQDCKTWGLDGISPSFTNDLCPDDLDRVMDVLEGAFERMPVLAEVGIKRIVNGPITYTIDGAPLVGPIPNKRNAFCIIGLRAGLGEGGGHGWLLAQQIVHGEAQYDTWCIDPRRFTGHANVELTALKAIEDYQNEFRFHFPYEHRPAGRNAKTTPLTPVLAAEGAEFTVVNGWERVDYIKPAPDFHPTLGFNFDEAFDVVAEEVRNVQENVGLCEVNGFNRFEITGADRHSFLDRMFCGTVTKRDGRVGLGYMLNHQGRVKAEATIANLPASDRGPARVWYGSAAAAETHDMDWLQAHLRADEDVQIKSLTNDQTILVLAGPKSRDVLQAVSREDWSKEAFPWLSARECFIGYAPATVLGVSFSGELAYEIHVPNASLYAAYTALRAAGKAHGLKLFGARAVESMRMEKGFAHWKAELLTEFDPFETGLDRFVKLEKGNFIGKAALEAHVAAGPTKKLVTLQIDSTQAPAHGGASLMRGGKVVGTVSSGDWGHRVGMNLAYAFIDPDLSEIGTVVDLDLCGDLIRAEVIAPSPYDPSYARMRA, from the coding sequence ATGAAGTCGCGCACCAAGGTTGCTGTTATCGGCGGTGGCATCGCCGGGTGTTCCACCCTCTACCACCTGACCCAGGAGGGGTGGACGGACGTCGTCCTGATTGAACGGGATGAGCTGACATCCGGCACCACATGGCATTCGGCCGCGCAGGTGACAAACTTCGGCATGAACCAGACGATGGTGGGCCTGAAGTCCCATTCCATCGCCCTTTACAAGAAGCTGCGCGACGACCCGGAATATCCCGTCGGCTACCACCACGGTGACGGCGGCATCCGTCTGGCCAATACGCAAGCGCATATGCAGGGCTATCGTCACTTCGCGTCCATGGCGCGGGGGATGGGCGTGGAATACGAGGTGATCGATGCCGAGGAATGCGCGCGCCGCCACCCGCTGATCTCGACCGATAACCTTTTGGGTGGCCTTTGGGATGGGGAGGACGGCGATATCGACCCCGCGCAGCTGTGCCAGGCGCTGGCGTTCCATGCCCGCAAAGCGGGGGCAGAGGTCTATCGCCAGACCAATGTCACCGGCCTGACCCAGCATAAGGACGACACCTGGACCGTGGAAACGGACAAGGGCAGCATCGACGCCGATATCGTCGTGAACGCTTGCGGCTACCGCGTCAACGAAGTGGGCAGGATGATGGGCGTGCACCACCCCGTCGCCTCGATGGAGCACCAATATTTCGTGACCGAGGATATCCCGGCCATCGCCGAGGCCAGTCACCGGATGCCGCTTCTGCGCTGTCCGATCAGCGATTACTACTCGCGGCAGGAAAAGAACGGCCTGCTGGTCGGCTTCTACGAGCAGGACTGCAAGACTTGGGGTCTGGACGGCATCAGCCCCAGCTTCACCAATGACCTGTGCCCCGACGATCTGGATCGGGTGATGGACGTGCTGGAAGGCGCGTTCGAGCGTATGCCCGTTCTGGCCGAAGTCGGTATCAAGCGGATCGTAAACGGCCCGATCACCTACACCATCGACGGCGCGCCGCTGGTCGGCCCGATCCCGAACAAGCGCAACGCGTTTTGCATCATTGGCCTGCGCGCGGGCCTGGGCGAGGGCGGCGGCCACGGCTGGCTTCTGGCGCAGCAGATCGTCCATGGCGAGGCGCAGTATGACACCTGGTGCATCGACCCGCGTCGTTTCACCGGCCACGCCAACGTGGAATTGACGGCGCTGAAGGCCATTGAAGATTACCAGAACGAATTCCGCTTCCACTTCCCCTACGAACATCGCCCCGCAGGCCGCAACGCCAAGACCACGCCGTTGACGCCCGTTCTGGCGGCGGAAGGCGCGGAATTCACCGTCGTGAATGGATGGGAACGGGTCGATTACATCAAGCCCGCGCCGGACTTTCACCCGACGCTCGGCTTCAACTTCGACGAGGCCTTCGACGTCGTCGCCGAAGAGGTGCGCAATGTGCAGGAGAACGTGGGCCTGTGCGAGGTGAACGGCTTCAACCGGTTCGAGATTACTGGCGCGGACCGTCACAGCTTTCTTGACCGTATGTTCTGCGGCACCGTCACCAAGCGCGATGGACGCGTCGGCCTGGGCTATATGCTCAACCATCAGGGCCGGGTGAAGGCCGAGGCCACGATCGCAAACCTTCCTGCCTCGGACCGGGGCCCTGCGCGGGTCTGGTACGGTTCTGCCGCCGCCGCCGAGACCCACGACATGGACTGGTTGCAAGCGCATCTGCGCGCCGACGAGGACGTGCAGATCAAGAGCCTGACCAACGACCAGACGATCCTGGTGCTGGCAGGCCCCAAATCCCGCGACGTGCTGCAAGCGGTCAGCCGCGAGGATTGGTCAAAAGAGGCCTTCCCATGGCTTTCGGCCCGCGAATGCTTCATCGGCTACGCGCCCGCGACCGTTCTAGGTGTCAGCTTTTCGGGCGAATTGGCCTATGAGATCCACGTGCCCAACGCGTCGCTCTATGCGGCCTACACGGCCCTGCGCGCGGCGGGCAAAGCCCATGGCCTGAAGCTATTCGGGGCTCGCGCGGTGGAGTCGATGCGGATGGAGAAGGGGTTTGCCCACTGGAAGGCCGAACTGCTGACCGAGTTCGACCCCTTCGAGACCGGGCTTGACCGTTTCGTGAAGCTGGAGAAAGGCAATTTCATCGGCAAGGCGGCGCTGGAGGCCCACGTGGCGGCCGGCCCCACGAAGAAACTGGTGACACTGCAGATCGACAGCACCCAGGCCCCGGCCCATGGCGGCGCCTCGCTGATGCGGGGCGGCAAGGTGGTGGGTACCGTGAGTTCTGGCGATTGGGGACACCGGGTGGGCATGAACCTGGCCTATGCGTTCATCGACCCGGATCTGAGTGAGATTGGCACGGTGGTTGACCTGGACCTTTGCGGTGACCTGATCCGCGCCGAGGTGATCGCGCCGTCGCCCTACGATCCGTCCTACGCCCGGATGCGCGCCTAG
- a CDS encoding LysR family transcriptional regulator, with amino-acid sequence MSKPSSRKGLSLRWLELFQVCARTGSLSEAAKETGLSISTVSHHLRALEDHLGVELFNHTRRPMVLTPKGQVFLRNIDVALQSIRKATAEAATGDLAEARYLRLGTIEDLDSDVTPALAVHLSRKMPDCDFLYHISTSHEILEMLRDRELDLGITTTPPERMRDLQDHPLLRDPFVVVLPANEGAAPLAEVVAGKTTLPFLRFSNDLIIAGQIEAQLRRLGVSLPHKVECGSNQTLMAMVAAGAGWTITTPLLFSRAKRFQSRLRLHPFPGKRFSRTLSLVTTPDCARSVMELVNAEIRASLDAQVIRPLIEMTPWLEGAFALIDEP; translated from the coding sequence ATGTCGAAACCGTCTTCCCGCAAAGGGCTGAGCCTCAGGTGGCTGGAGTTGTTCCAGGTCTGTGCCCGCACCGGCTCGCTCAGTGAGGCGGCGAAAGAGACGGGCCTGTCGATCAGCACCGTCTCGCACCACCTGCGCGCGCTTGAAGATCACCTGGGGGTGGAGCTGTTCAACCACACGCGCCGCCCCATGGTCCTGACCCCCAAAGGCCAGGTCTTCCTGCGCAATATCGACGTGGCACTGCAATCGATCCGCAAAGCCACCGCCGAGGCCGCGACGGGCGATCTGGCCGAGGCGCGCTACCTGCGCCTGGGCACGATCGAGGATCTCGACAGTGACGTGACGCCTGCCCTCGCCGTGCACCTGTCGCGCAAGATGCCCGATTGCGATTTCCTCTACCACATCTCGACCAGCCACGAGATCCTGGAAATGCTGCGCGACCGAGAGCTTGATCTGGGCATCACCACCACCCCGCCCGAGCGGATGCGCGACCTTCAAGATCACCCACTTCTGCGCGATCCCTTTGTCGTCGTTCTGCCCGCGAACGAAGGTGCGGCGCCGCTGGCCGAGGTCGTTGCCGGCAAGACCACGCTTCCGTTCCTGCGGTTCTCCAATGATCTGATCATCGCAGGTCAGATCGAAGCGCAGTTGCGCCGCCTTGGCGTGAGCCTGCCCCACAAGGTCGAATGCGGCAGCAACCAGACGCTGATGGCCATGGTCGCGGCGGGGGCAGGGTGGACTATCACCACGCCGCTGCTGTTTTCGCGCGCCAAACGCTTCCAGTCCAGGCTGCGTCTGCATCCGTTCCCCGGCAAGCGCTTTTCCCGGACCCTGTCGCTTGTCACAACGCCTGATTGCGCGCGGTCGGTGATGGAGTTGGTGAACGCGGAAATCCGTGCCTCGCTTGACGCCCAGGTCATTCGCCCGTTGATTGAGATGACCCCCTGGCTGGAAGGCGCCTTCGCTTTGATCGACGAGCCCTGA
- a CDS encoding GntR family transcriptional regulator, with protein sequence MTTQTTAVIDLIIARIDAGTLLPGHPIDEKEMMAECGVSRTPVREALIRLEVDGLVARNARKGAVIFQPSVAEFLTILEVHANLEAFAAGLAAQRITDALASELRDVVAGCTAHAAAHGHSDPAGYYQLNLRFHEVIVRAAHNDILADMVKTNARKLMAYYRMRYRNPGAAAASAEDHAAIASHILAHRASEAQAAMSAHFNYDRQTVMDLIASVG encoded by the coding sequence GTGACGACCCAGACCACCGCCGTCATCGATTTGATCATCGCCCGGATCGATGCGGGCACGCTTCTGCCCGGCCACCCCATTGATGAGAAAGAGATGATGGCCGAATGCGGCGTGTCGCGCACGCCGGTGCGCGAGGCCCTGATCCGGCTGGAGGTCGATGGGCTGGTCGCCCGCAATGCGCGCAAGGGTGCTGTGATTTTCCAACCCTCGGTGGCGGAGTTCCTGACGATCCTGGAGGTGCACGCCAATCTGGAAGCCTTCGCGGCAGGTCTTGCGGCGCAACGGATCACGGACGCCCTGGCGAGTGAATTGCGCGACGTGGTAGCGGGATGCACGGCCCATGCGGCGGCCCACGGGCACAGCGACCCGGCTGGATACTACCAACTGAACCTGCGCTTTCATGAGGTAATCGTGCGTGCCGCCCACAACGACATCCTGGCCGATATGGTGAAGACCAACGCGCGCAAATTGATGGCCTATTACCGGATGCGCTACCGCAACCCCGGTGCGGCGGCGGCGTCCGCCGAGGATCACGCGGCGATCGCGTCCCATATCCTTGCCCACCGCGCTTCAGAGGCACAGGCGGCGATGTCGGCGCACTTCAACTACGACCGCCAAACGGTGATGGACCTGATCGCCTCAGTCGGCTGA
- a CDS encoding type 1 glutamine amidotransferase translates to MHLAILMTNTDESAFAQAHPKDGEKFTALIHSVRPAWHVTSFSVKDGVFPPDINAFDGVMVTGSPASVLDDDPWVARLLQVIERAFEGRTPMFGACYGHQAIALALGGEIGPNPAGWVFGLTRSTIIDHAEWMAGLPDSFTQYGAHNEAVTRLPAGATPLSTSDACAVTGFRIGTSVYTTQNHPEMTPAFIKALVAEYRDKLPDGVGQAAEASLTQDVDMRVYAETIARFFEQASAD, encoded by the coding sequence ATGCACCTCGCCATTTTGATGACCAACACGGACGAAAGCGCCTTTGCGCAGGCGCATCCCAAGGATGGTGAGAAGTTCACGGCGCTGATCCACAGCGTTCGGCCCGCGTGGCACGTCACGTCGTTCTCGGTGAAGGACGGTGTCTTTCCCCCTGATATCAATGCGTTCGATGGGGTGATGGTCACGGGTAGCCCGGCCTCCGTTCTGGATGATGACCCATGGGTCGCGCGGCTTTTGCAGGTCATCGAGCGGGCCTTTGAAGGCCGCACCCCGATGTTCGGCGCGTGCTACGGACATCAGGCGATAGCACTGGCCCTTGGTGGCGAGATCGGCCCAAATCCCGCCGGGTGGGTCTTTGGGCTGACCCGATCCACCATCATTGACCACGCCGAATGGATGGCGGGTCTGCCCGACAGCTTCACCCAATACGGCGCCCATAACGAGGCCGTCACCCGCCTGCCTGCGGGGGCCACACCGCTGTCCACCTCGGACGCCTGCGCGGTGACCGGATTTCGCATCGGCACGTCGGTTTACACCACCCAGAACCACCCCGAAATGACGCCTGCCTTCATCAAGGCCCTCGTTGCAGAATACCGCGACAAGCTGCCCGACGGGGTCGGGCAGGCGGCCGAGGCATCGCTGACGCAAGATGTTGATATGCGCGTCTACGCCGAGACCATCGCCCGTTTCTTCGAGCAGGCCTCAGCCGACTGA
- a CDS encoding cytochrome P450 yields the protein MTVWTPIDDGQADLSSHDTFVSGPPLATFARLRRDDPLSWTDWDSGKGFWSVTRYHDILEMNRNTKVFSSAQGIRMEDQSYEEYLARRTFQETDAPEHMQMRIKLARAFSKGVIAGFEEDIRGLCRDILDEVLQDGSFDATKCIARELPMRMLGRILGTPEEDLPWLVEKGDALIANTDPDFTSHVLDKMSTDEFRMMPFNSPAGAELYAYAKDLMAAKNASGDTTGVLHLILQPGPDGSVISETEFRNFFCLLVAAGNDTTRYSIAAGMQAMCHQPDLLAQMQQGDIWDTAADEIIRWATPTSYFRRTATQDYQMHGKTIREGDKVLYWFASGNRDTAYFTAPDRVDLTRTPNKHLSFGHGGPHLCLGMWLARLEVTVLFQELSKRIAHIEADGPQQFLRSNFISGLKSLPVRIKRA from the coding sequence ATGACCGTTTGGACACCGATCGATGACGGCCAGGCGGATCTATCCAGCCACGACACCTTCGTGTCGGGCCCGCCGCTGGCTACCTTTGCGCGCCTGCGCCGTGATGACCCGCTGAGTTGGACGGATTGGGATAGCGGCAAGGGGTTTTGGTCCGTGACCCGCTACCACGACATTCTGGAGATGAACCGCAACACGAAGGTGTTTTCCTCGGCGCAGGGCATCCGGATGGAGGACCAGAGCTACGAGGAATACCTGGCGCGGCGCACCTTCCAGGAGACGGACGCGCCCGAGCATATGCAGATGCGCATCAAGCTGGCGCGCGCGTTCTCCAAGGGCGTGATCGCCGGGTTCGAGGAAGACATCCGGGGCCTCTGCCGCGATATTCTGGATGAGGTCTTGCAAGACGGCAGTTTCGACGCCACCAAGTGCATTGCCCGCGAATTGCCGATGCGCATGTTGGGCCGCATCCTTGGCACGCCCGAAGAAGACCTGCCCTGGCTGGTGGAGAAAGGCGATGCGCTGATCGCCAATACGGATCCGGATTTTACCTCTCACGTGCTCGACAAGATGAGCACGGATGAATTTCGGATGATGCCCTTCAACTCGCCCGCCGGGGCCGAGCTTTACGCCTATGCCAAGGACCTGATGGCGGCCAAGAACGCCAGCGGCGACACAACCGGCGTGCTGCACCTGATCCTGCAACCGGGCCCCGATGGCTCTGTCATTTCCGAGACGGAGTTCCGCAATTTCTTCTGCCTGCTGGTCGCCGCCGGCAATGATACAACGCGCTATTCCATCGCCGCCGGCATGCAGGCGATGTGTCACCAGCCGGACCTGCTGGCGCAGATGCAGCAAGGCGACATCTGGGACACGGCGGCGGATGAGATCATCCGGTGGGCCACCCCAACCAGTTATTTTCGCCGCACCGCAACCCAGGATTACCAGATGCACGGCAAGACGATCCGCGAAGGCGACAAGGTGCTGTACTGGTTCGCATCCGGCAACCGCGATACGGCCTATTTCACCGCGCCCGACCGGGTGGATCTGACCCGCACGCCGAACAAACACCTTTCCTTCGGTCACGGTGGCCCGCACCTGTGCCTGGGCATGTGGTTGGCGCGGCTGGAAGTGACGGTGCTTTTCCAGGAGTTGTCCAAACGGATCGCCCATATCGAAGCCGATGGACCGCAGCAGTTCTTGCGGTCAAACTTCATCAGCGGCCTCAAGTCGCTGCCTGTCCGCATCAAACGCGCCTGA
- a CDS encoding glutamine synthetase family protein, giving the protein MNPRLRAVFCDHLSIMRGKYLPASKIGDNNTRFCRSTFGVHYDKDLLPAPGSMMMEGLPDMELRWRGDDIRDSWEADTRIVIGDLYDTNGTPLPVCPRGALKRAVADWQARGLTPKVGIELEAFAFVHGADGRLVPYDSFGGVVYGTGAFTDPRGFNDAIWEVADALGFRLEMITAEYDSPQFEYTLTFDDAVQAIDDIVLFRQLAREVALGEGVILSFMPKPIVEAGGSGMHVNFSFTGTNGENTLSDGGQSGPDHLNDLARGCVAGLLHHHKGLAGLIAPSGNSYDRLQPGSLSGHWQNWGGDHRNVTIRVSSEGGPKARLEHRTADAAANPYTAVAAILQAARLGVENGYELQPKETGDGFERTDATVGVAPDLATAITDLAADTALSAAVGQDLVDNHVFMKTAEVEKTAMLAPEALRDFYIPYL; this is encoded by the coding sequence ATGAACCCACGTCTGCGCGCCGTCTTTTGCGACCACCTGTCCATCATGCGGGGCAAATATCTGCCCGCGTCCAAGATCGGGGACAACAACACGCGGTTCTGCCGCTCGACCTTCGGCGTGCACTACGACAAGGACCTGCTGCCTGCGCCCGGGTCCATGATGATGGAGGGCTTGCCGGATATGGAACTGCGCTGGCGCGGCGACGACATCCGCGACAGTTGGGAGGCCGACACCAGAATCGTGATCGGGGACCTCTATGATACCAACGGCACCCCCCTGCCCGTTTGCCCGCGCGGCGCGTTGAAACGCGCGGTCGCCGATTGGCAGGCGCGCGGGTTGACGCCAAAGGTCGGGATCGAGCTGGAGGCCTTCGCCTTTGTGCACGGCGCGGACGGCAGGCTGGTCCCCTACGACAGCTTCGGCGGTGTGGTCTACGGCACCGGCGCTTTCACCGACCCGCGCGGGTTCAACGACGCGATCTGGGAGGTCGCCGATGCCCTCGGCTTCCGGCTGGAGATGATCACGGCGGAATACGACAGCCCGCAATTCGAATACACACTGACATTTGACGACGCGGTGCAGGCGATCGACGACATTGTCCTTTTCCGCCAATTGGCGCGTGAGGTCGCCTTGGGCGAGGGCGTGATCCTGTCCTTCATGCCGAAACCAATTGTGGAGGCGGGTGGCAGCGGCATGCACGTCAACTTCTCGTTCACCGGAACCAATGGAGAGAACACCTTGTCGGACGGCGGCCAAAGCGGGCCGGATCATCTGAACGATCTGGCGAGGGGATGCGTGGCGGGGCTTTTGCATCACCACAAAGGGCTGGCGGGGCTGATTGCGCCTTCGGGGAATTCCTATGACCGGCTGCAACCGGGCTCGCTCTCGGGTCATTGGCAGAACTGGGGCGGCGATCACCGCAATGTCACCATCAGGGTCAGCAGCGAAGGCGGCCCGAAGGCGCGGCTGGAACATCGCACGGCCGATGCGGCGGCCAACCCCTACACCGCCGTCGCGGCGATCCTGCAAGCCGCGCGGCTGGGGGTGGAGAACGGCTACGAACTGCAACCAAAAGAGACCGGCGATGGGTTCGAGCGGACGGACGCCACCGTCGGCGTCGCCCCGGACCTGGCCACAGCGATCACCGACCTTGCCGCCGATACCGCCCTGAGTGCCGCTGTCGGGCAGGACCTGGTTGACAATCACGTCTTCATGAAAACCGCCGAGGTCGAGAAGACCGCCATGCTTGCCCCCGAGGCCTTGCGCGACTTCTACATTCCCTACCTCTGA